A genomic region of Conger conger chromosome 6, fConCon1.1, whole genome shotgun sequence contains the following coding sequences:
- the cdt1 gene encoding DNA replication factor Cdt1, whose product MSQARVTDFFSQSKKGGIDRLFQGKGRKNTPVVFVDPEESQVVVKKENARTTRSKTKTTSRPGTTRSTRAKKCVQAEPKKEVRDLLPDDFTSVDTATTSSTDMAPTEPVEQFPTSPRTPKRSSSDAEFDLSSALFSITAGHSSAKKRLRVELGQEATANSASAIADVTTGKKSARKKLVLLNDAEQASGNVDKPAPRPPSPLPDGKEVKNLVNHTDSSTPAGSGHGVSSPQQTAPKSKAFNKDDVAALKARLQKIQDQGKRATVPSTAPCPASAELKGSLARARELGERAQRRKEEKLAQKAKEEAETGEETVAKESENVPAYQRYHTLAQDVPPGLHLPYRYKVLSEMFRSMDTIVGMLFNRSETVTFGKVKQGVQDMMHKRFEENHVGQIKTVFPSAYTFRQERNIPNFSATANKSRYQLTVEPVVEEEMLGVRPTLSASGLLKRRRLFHRSLVDVVKQHHKVFLASLSPPLSVPDDKLTRWHPRFRVDEVPDVPPSPLPRPPQTDRLTTAQEVLDRARALMTPKMEKALANLALKTAEAGVTPEQQDPAPKTTPAPPSALRGVSQSLLERIRAKEAQKIQAAMTRNPAQEERLLMMSRLAELARILRNVFVAEKKPALLMELACSRVVASYRSALSPGDMERHLRLLAELAPEWLTIHPIRKDVYLKLNKMVDLSVIVEKVDRQTKEEEKL is encoded by the exons ATGTCGCAGGCACGAGTCACCGATTTCTTTTCCCAGAGCAAGAAAGGTGGTATTGATCGGCTTTTCCAggggaaagggagaaaaaacaCACCGGTTGTTTTTGTTGATCCGGAGGAATCGCAGGTAGTGGTAAAGAAGGAGAATGCACGGACAACTAGATCTAAAACTAAAACTACGTCTAGGCCGGGTACAACCAGATCCACGCGTGCTAAAAAATGTGTTCAGGCGGAACCGAAGAAGGAGGTACGGGATCTATTGCCCGACGATTTTACCTCCGTGGACACGGCGACGACGAGTTCTACGGACATGGCACCCACGGAACCCGTTGAACAATTTCCCACAAGCCCACGGACTCCCAAGCGGAGTTCCTCCGACGCAGAGTTCGACCTAAGCTCGGCATTGTTTTCCATCACCGCTGGGCATAGTTCGGCCAAGAAACGACTTCGGGTCGAATTGGGTCAGGAGGCTACGGCTAACTCCGCATCGGCGATAGCAGACGTGACAACAGGGAAGAAATCTGCCCGAAAGAAGCTTGTTCTTCTTAACGACGCAGAGCAG GCATCCGGGAATGTGGATAAGCCGGCTCCGCGTCCACCCAGTCCCCTGCCCGACGGCAAGGAGGTGAAGAACCTGGTGAACCACACCGACAGCTCCACTCCAGCCGGTAGCGGGCATGGTGTGTCCAGCCCCCAGCAAACGGCTCCTAAGAGCAAG GCCTTCAACAAAGACGATGTCGCAGCTCTCAAAGCTCGTCTCCAGAAGATCCAGGATCAAGGGAAGCGCGCGACGGTTCCGTCCACGGCGCCGTGCCCCGCGTCCGCCGAGCTGAAGGGCAGTCTGGCCCGAGCGCGCGAGCTGGGAGAGCGAGCGCAGCGTCGCAAGGAGGAGAAGTTGGCCCAGAAGGCCAAGGAAGAGGCAGAAACCGGGGAAGAGACTGTTGCTAAGGAGAG CGAGAACGTTCCGGCGTACCAGCGCTACCACACCCTCGCCCAGGACGTGCCCCCAGGCCTGCACCTGCCCTACAGGTACAAGGTTCTGTCGGAGATGTTCCGCAGCATGGACACCATCGTGGGCATGCTCTTCAACCGCTCCGAGACCGTCACCTTCGGCAAGGTCAAGCAGGGCGTCCAGGACATGATGCACAA GCGGTTCGAGGAGAACCACGTGGGCCAGATCAAGACGGTGTTCCCGTCAGCCTACACGTTCCGCCAGGAGAGGAACATCCCCAACTTCAGCGCGACCGCCAACAAGTCCCGCTACCAGCTCACCGTGGAGCCCGTTGTTGAAGAAG AAATGCTGGGCGTGCGCCCGACGCTGAGTGCCTCCGGCCTCCTGAAGAGGAGGCGCCTCTTCCACCGGAGTCTGGTTGACGTCGTCAAGCAGCATCACAAG GTGTTCCTGGCGTCCCTGAGCCCCCCCCTCAGCGTCCCGGACGATAAGCTGACCCGCTGGCACCCCCGCTTCCGCGTGGACGAGGTGCCGGACGTCCCGCCCAGCCCGCTGCCCCGGCCCCCGCAGACGGACCGACTGACCACGGCGCAGGAGGTTCTGGACCGCGCGCGCGCCCTCATGACGCCCAAG ATGGAGAAGGCCCTGGCCAACCTGGCTCTGAAGACCGCAGAGGCTGGGGTCACCCCTGAACAGCAGGACCCCGCTCCCAAAaccacccccgccccacccaGCGCCCTGCGGGGGGTGAGCCAGTCCCTGCTGGAGAGG ATCAGGGCGAAGGAGGCGCAGAAGATCCAGGCGGCCATGACGCGGAACCCCGCGCAGGAGGAGCGGCTGCTGATGATGTCACGGCTGGCGGAGCTGGCCCGGATCCTGCGGAACGTGTTCGTGGCCGAGAAGAAGCCCGCCCTGCTCATGGAGCTGGCCTGCAGCCGCGTGGTCGCCAGCTACCGCTCTGCACTCAGCCCgg GCGACATGGAGCGTCACCTGCGTCTCCTGGCCGAACTCGCGCCCGAGTGGCTGACCATTCATCCAATCAGGAAGGACGTCTACCTGAAACTGAACAAGATGGTGGACCTGAGTGTGATCGTGGAGAAGGTGGACCGGCAGaccaaggaggaggagaagctcTGA
- the aprt gene encoding adenine phosphoribosyltransferase isoform X1 has translation MAVRTKKKKLELIAQRIRPFQDFPSKGILFRDICPILKDPEALTAVTDLFEEHVRQTYPAVELVVGLDARGFLFGPLLAQRLGVGFALVRKKGKLPGPTSSVAYSLEYGKAEVEIQEDGVLPGQKVVLIDDLLATGGTLYATCELMKRQKADVLGCLVVIELLDLKGAERIGSTPTFSLVQY, from the exons ATGGCTGTGCGaacgaaaaaaaagaagttggaATTAATTGCACAAAGAATACGgccatttcaggattttccgAGCAAAGGCATTCTTTTTAG AGACATCTGTCCAATACTAAAAGATCCCGAAGCGTTAACTGCCGTGACTGATCTATTTGAAGAACACGTACGGCAAACATATCCTGCAGTTGAACTGGTCGTGG GTTTGGATGCCCGCGGGTTCCTGTTCGGTCCCCTTCTGGCTCAGAGGTTAGGAGTGGGCTTCGCACTGGTACGGAAGAAGGGGAAACTGCCGGGACCCACGTCGTCTGTGGCCTACTCTTTGGAATATGGAaag GCTGAGGTTGAGATCCAGGAGGATGGAGTGCTTCCCGGGCAGAAGGTCGTCCTCATCGACGACTTGCTGGCCACCGGAG ggacACTGTACGCGACCTGTGAACTGATGAAGAGGCAGAAGGCTGATGTACTGGGCTGTCTGGTGGTGATCGAGCTGCTGGACCTGAAGGGGGCGGAGCGGATCGGCTCCACGCCCACCTTCTCCCTGGTCCAGTATTGA
- the aprt gene encoding adenine phosphoribosyltransferase isoform X2, whose translation MAVRTKKEKFELIAQRIRPFQDFPIKGIIFRDICPILKDPEALTAVTDLFEEHVRQTYPAVELVVGLDARGFLFGPLLAQRLGVGFALVRKKGKLPGPTSSVAYSLEYGKAEVEIQEDGVLPGQKVVLIDDLLATGGTLYATCELMKRQKADVLGCLVVIELLDLKGAERIGSTPTFSLVQY comes from the exons ATGGCTGTGCGAACGAAAAAAGAGAAGTTTGAATTAATCGCACAAAGAATACGgccatttcaggattttccgATCAAAGGCATTATTTTTAG AGACATCTGTCCAATACTAAAAGATCCCGAAGCGTTAACTGCCGTGACTGATCTATTTGAAGAACACGTACGGCAAACATATCCTGCAGTTGAACTGGTCGTGG GTTTGGATGCCCGCGGGTTCCTGTTCGGTCCCCTTCTGGCTCAGAGGTTAGGAGTGGGCTTCGCACTGGTACGGAAGAAGGGGAAACTGCCGGGACCCACGTCGTCTGTGGCCTACTCTTTGGAATATGGAaag GCTGAGGTTGAGATCCAGGAGGATGGAGTGCTTCCCGGGCAGAAGGTCGTCCTCATCGACGACTTGCTGGCCACCGGAG ggacACTGTACGCGACCTGTGAACTGATGAAGAGGCAGAAGGCTGATGTACTGGGCTGTCTGGTGGTGATCGAGCTGCTGGACCTGAAGGGGGCGGAGCGGATCGGCTCCACGCCCACCTTCTCCCTGGTCCAGTATTGA